One Vitis riparia cultivar Riparia Gloire de Montpellier isolate 1030 chromosome 4, EGFV_Vit.rip_1.0, whole genome shotgun sequence genomic window carries:
- the LOC117913515 gene encoding AIG2-like protein D has translation MAMASSAPQNLHAVFVYGSLLADEVVAVLLNRVPQSSAAVLHNFHRFSIKGRVYPAILPVENKKVTGRVLLGVTDPELNILDTFEDVEYDRHTVEVSLMDGPEKLQAKAYVWGNSNDTNLYGDWDFEQWKSVHMEDFVKMTMSFVEELELPESLPRVATYETFFQQGSDNPPMS, from the exons ATGGCTATGGCTTCTTCAGCTCCTCAGAATCTTCACGCCGTCTTCGTCTACGGAAGCCTTTTGGCCGACGAGGTCGTCGCTGTTCTCCTGAACCGCGTTCCTCAGTCCTCCGCAGCCGTCCTCCACAACTT CCATAGGTTTAGCATCAAAGGACGTGTTTATCCCGCAATTCTACCAGTAGAGAACAAGAAAGTTACAGGAAGG GTCCTTTTGGGTGTCACAGATCCTGAATTGAATATTTTAGATACATTTGAGGATGTTGAATATGACCGGCACACTGTGGAGGTTTCTTTGATG GATGGTCCTGAGAAGTTACAGGCCAAAGCTTATGTTTGGGGAAATAGTAATGATACGAACCTGTATGGAGATTGGGATTTTGAG CAATGGAAAAGTGTACACATGGAGGACTTTGTGAAGATGACCATGAGTTTTGTGGAAGAACTAGAGCTGCCTGAATCACTGCCAAGAGTTGCCACTTATGAAACCTTCTTTCAGCAGGGCAGTGACAACCCCCCCATGTCTTAA
- the LOC117913514 gene encoding proteasome subunit beta type-6 yields the protein MDLNAPHTMGTTIIGVTYNGGVVLGADSRTSTGMYVANRASDKITQLTDNVYICRSGSAADSQIVSDYVRYFLHQHTIQLEQPATVKVAANLVRLVSYNNKNMLETGLIVGGWDKYEGGKIYAIPLGGTIIEQPFAIGGSGSTYLYGFFDQAWKEGMTKDEAEQLVVKAVSLAIARDGASGGVIRTVIINSEGVTRNFYPGDSLPLWHEELPPQNSLLELLHSSSPEPMNV from the exons ATGGACCTGAATGCACCGCACACCATGGGAACGACTATCATCGGAGTCACCTACAATGGTGGTGTCGTCCTCGGCGCCGACTCCAGAACCAGCACTG GAATGTATGTCGCTAACAGAGCATCGGACAAAATCACGCAGCTGACAGATAATGTCTACATTTGTCGCTCTGGATCG GCTGCAGATTCTCAGATTGTCTCTGATTATGTGCGTTACTTTCTTCATCAACACAC GATACAGCTTGAGCAGCCTGCGACTGTCAAAGTTGCTGCAAACCTTGTCAGGCTTGTATCATATAATAACAAG AACATGCTAGAGACTGGCTTAATAGTTGGTGGATGGGATAAGTATGAAGGTGGTAAAATATATGCAATCCCTCTTGGAGGAACAATTATAGAGCAGCCTTTTGCTATTGGAg GTTCTGGCTCCACTTACTTGTATGGATTTTTTGACCAAGCATGGAAAGAGGGAATGACAAAGGATGAAGCTGAG CAATTAGTGGTTAAGGCAGTCTCTCTTGCCATTGCTCGTGATGGAGCTAGCGGTGGTGTCATCCGTACTGTCATT ATAAACTCTGAAGGAGTGACAAGAAACTTCTACCCAGGTGATTCACTTCCACTGTGGCACGAGGAGTTGCCACCTCAGAATTCATTGCTGGAACTACTGCACTCTTCTAGTCCTGAGCCAATGAACGTGTAA
- the LOC117911979 gene encoding gamma-glutamylcyclotransferase 2-1-like, which produces MVLWVFGYGSLVWNPGFDYDEKVIGFIKDYKRVFDLACVDHRGTPEHPARTCTLEQSEGAICWGAAFCVRGGPEKERLAMEYLERRECEYDCKTLVDFYKEGNTSAPALTGIIVFTSTPDKVSNKYYLGPAPLEDMARQIATAVGPCGNNRDYLFLLEKAMFDIGHEDDMVIELANEVRKVLGMVGKGSVKEKKLVGLPHLLPAHMSAIQLHLLPEVITLDS; this is translated from the exons ATGGTGTTGTGGGTTTTTGGCTATGGTTCTTTGGTATGGAACCCAGGATTTGATTATGATGAGAAGGTGATTGGCTTTATCAAGGATTACAAGCGTGTTTTTGATCTTG CATGCGTTGATCACAGAGGTACACCAGAACACCCTGCAAGAACTTGCACATTGGAACAAAGTGAAGGAGCCATATGC TGGGGTGCTGCTTTTTGTGTTCGTGGTGGCCCTGAGAAGGAGAGACTGGCTATGGAG TATTTGGAACGGAGAGAGTGCGAGTATGATTGTAAGACTCTTGTAGATTTCTACAAG GAAGGGAATACCTCGGCTCCGGCTTTAACAGGAATTATAGT TTTTACTTCCACTCCTGACAAAGTATCAAACAAGTACTACCTTGGCCCAGCCCCATTAGAGGATATGGCCAG GCAAATTGCAACTGCTGTGGGGCCATGTGGGAATAACAGAGACTATCTTTTCTTGTTAGAGAAGGCCATGTTTGATATTG GTCATGAGGATGACATGGTGATAGAGCTGGCCAATGAAGTGAGGAAGGTGCTGGGAATGGTGGGAAAAGGATCAGTCAAAGAGAAGAAATTGGTAGGGCTTCCCCATCTTCTACCAGCTCATATGTCGGCCATTCAACTGCATCTCCTCCCAGAAGTCATTACCCTGGACTCCTAA